The Verrucomicrobiota bacterium genome includes the window TTTCGCCATCCCGACCGCGAGGGTGGCCGCGCCACCCGTCTTGCCCACCAGGGTCGTCTCCCCCACCTCCCGAGCCAATTGCTCCATTTGTGCCGCCGACACCGGAAACCCCTCCGCGCTAATCCTGGCCACAGTGGCACTCGTCTTCACGGCCAGCGTTTCGCCAGGCACATTCACGTTCATGCTCAGATAAACGCCCGGTTCCAACGTGCAGGCCGCAATCATCGCCATGATGGCCACCAGCGACTCCAAACACATCGCGCCATAACCCACCGGACGGGCGTAACCCTCCCTCGTAATAATCTTCGGAGTAATGCCGCTGGAGATCAGGGTGTGGAACCCCGAAATCGCCCCGCAGGCAATGGTGATGAAGCAAAATGGAAACAGCTTTCCACTCACCACCAAACCCGAGCCGTCCACATACTTGGTGAGGGGCGGCATCTTCAAATCCGGAAGCACCAGGAACACCCCCAAGGCCAGGGCGACGATCGTGCCCAATTTCATGAAAGTGCTGAGATAATCGCGCGGCGCGAGAAGCAACCAAATCGGCAGGACACTGGCCGCAAATCCATAGAGAATAATGGACCACGCCAAGGGCTCCTTGGAGAGGGTGAAAAGTTTGCTCAAGCCCGGACTCTGGTAGACAAACTGCCCGCCCCATACCGCAAGGAGCAGCAGAATCACGCCCAGCACGGTCACCTCCATCACCTTGCCGATCCGCCAATAACGCAAATACCCCCCCATGAGCATCGCAATCGGAATGGTCGCGCCCACCGTAAATACACCCCAGGAACTCTCGGCCAGAGCATTCACCACGACCAACGCCAGCACCGCCAGCAAGATCGTCATGATGGCCAGAATCGCGACAATGCCGATCGCACCCGCCGCCGGCGAAAGCTCCTCCTTCACCATCTGACCCAAGGAACGCCCATCCCGCCGCATGGAACAAAACAGGATGACGAAGTCCTGCACCGCCCCTCCCAGCGCCACGCCAATCAAAATCCACAACGTGCCAGGCAGATACCCGAACTGGGCGGCAAGCACGGGACCCACAAGCGGACCCGGACCCGAGATGGCGGCAAAGTGATGCCCAAAAACGATCCACTTGTTCGTGCGGACAAAATCGTGGCCGTCCTCATGAACCTCGCAGGGAGTGGCCCGGCGATCGTCAAGCGCCAGCACCCGGGCCGCAATCCACTTCGAGTAAAAGCGGTAACCGATGGCGTAGGTGCATAACGCGGCGATGAGAACGTAAGAAGAATTCACCGGCTCCCCTCGTTGCAGGGCAAGGGTCGCGTACGCGAAAGCACCCAGCCCCGCCACGGCGAACCAAAGCAAAACACGAAAAAACGTCGGAATCATGTGGCGCGAGTCCGCACACTCTATCGGGGGAAGCCACCGTTGAAAAGGTCGATCACGTGCGCGGTCCTTGCCTCACCAGCCTGACCCTCGCATCGCATTCCCGAGGTCCTGCCTGCTCCCCGATCAACCCATGAAGCGACGTCAACGCCGTACTCCGCCGTCTTCAGTGCGATGCGCCCCACGCATGGCCTCAACCCGACCCGGCTATCGAACCACCGTTTGACCGCTGACTTCTCGCTCGTAAATGCGGGCCAGGTAACGCAGGTGCGGAACGGTGGAATCGCGTTCCATGCCCATTCGAATCAATCGTCCGGCCAAAGCGTAATCGCGACGCCCCAGCGCAGTCCGGGCTGCCACGTTCACAAACGGCATCGGGCTCCAGGTGGCTCCGGCGGCGGAGGGCTTGGGAGCCCTCTCGATGAGACCCGCCATCTCCTCCAGAACAGACCGCCATGATTCCGGCCGGGTCCGCAACCGATGCTCGGCCTCCAAAAGCGATTGGTGAATGGGGTCCGCGTTCGGAGGAAGCACCAGTTGATGACGGTTCTCATGAAGGGGGCGGAAAACACAGGGCAACTGCTGGTCGCCAACCATGATTTCCGCCTCGGCGCGGGCGCCATTGGTTGGAAATCGCTGCCTCATGTAACGCGAAAGATCCCCATTGAGCGAAAGAAACTCAGTAAAGACAGAGCGCTGGACTTCGGGTGCCAGGCCGTTGAGCGTCGAGCGCTTCGCCTCTGAGGCCAACTCCGTTTGCCAGGTGCGTTCGTCAAAAAGGAGCAGCAGATAGGAATGCGCGCCAACAAAAAAGGCCTGGGGCGCTTGATACTCCAAAACCGGAAAGTGATCCGATTGAATCGGACCCTCTCCCGGCACCGCGAAAGCGGTGCGCTGCGAGGCAAGCTGCCGGGCCCAAACAGCCTCGGGCGAAGTCAACCCGATGCGCTCGAAATCCTTTCGAGGCTCCGCCCTGGCGAATACCCTTTGATAAACCTCCGGATCACTCTTCCAAGGTCGCTGGCTGCCAAGCATCACCAAATCCCCCTGCTGGGTATCCCAAACTTCCATGTGGGGAAAAACTCTCGAAAAAGTCCGCAGCACCAGGGAGACGATGCCATCGTTCATTTCATAAGCGTGAAACCACTGGGTCATGATCCCCCCTTCCTTCAACTGCGACGCGGCCAGTTGATAAAACTCCAAACTGAACACGCTGCCCACCCCCGCCATCCAGGGATTCGAAGGTTCGCTGATGATCACGTCGTACTGCTTGCCGCCTAACTTCAAAACCGTGCGCGCGTCGTCATTGATGAGACGCGTGATCGAGTTCGTCCAAACCCCGCGATTGAGCGGATAAAAAAAGTGGGCGGCGCGAATGACCGGCTCGCAATTCTCAGCGATGGTCAAACTTTGGATGGGATGCCCCAACAAAGCGCCCGCCGTAATGCCGCTGCCAAAGCCCAGCACAAAGATATCCTTGGCCTCCGGACGCGCCAGCATGGGCAAATGCCCCAGCAAGTATTGAGTCGAAAGATCGCCTTTCGTGGTGGCATCCGCCTTGCCGTTGATCCGAAGTGTGGTCTGCGCCTGCGATTTAATCCCATCTCCTTGCTCCACGGAAACGGTCGCATCGGCGGCATCCTCGTAAAAAGC containing:
- a CDS encoding carbon starvation protein A, translated to MIPTFFRVLLWFAVAGLGAFAYATLALQRGEPVNSSYVLIAALCTYAIGYRFYSKWIAARVLALDDRRATPCEVHEDGHDFVRTNKWIVFGHHFAAISGPGPLVGPVLAAQFGYLPGTLWILIGVALGGAVQDFVILFCSMRRDGRSLGQMVKEELSPAAGAIGIVAILAIMTILLAVLALVVVNALAESSWGVFTVGATIPIAMLMGGYLRYWRIGKVMEVTVLGVILLLLAVWGGQFVYQSPGLSKLFTLSKEPLAWSIILYGFAASVLPIWLLLAPRDYLSTFMKLGTIVALALGVFLVLPDLKMPPLTKYVDGSGLVVSGKLFPFCFITIACGAISGFHTLISSGITPKIITREGYARPVGYGAMCLESLVAIMAMIAACTLEPGVYLSMNVNVPGETLAVKTSATVARISAEGFPVSAAQMEQLAREVGETTLVGKTGGAATLAVGMAKLFSEVTQGRWLDLWYHFAIMFEALFILTTLDAGTRVGRYLIQDVLGHFWKPLGNTQSTAANLAASTLMVGGWGFFLIQGVRDPDGGVKALWPLFGIANQLLASIALCFATTVILKTQLKRRREGLPANPALAWVTLLPLAWLLTVTLTAGVQKVFHSDKRIGFVAAAHDLKAKLPALIEAESAARQAGEAAALTKAAKAVRDNRRQHLNNWIDAVAASVFLGLVAIIVGLSLREWIRLWSGQKPPELSETPPVWLPDSALTSARTSSLASLIPLSIALGKELSGQSSIDRAMESGPATVGVYAAERTPQGIRVRLTGPEADLRILRQRALDEYFEKTYNRGVRRCC